The sequence below is a genomic window from Schistocerca serialis cubense isolate TAMUIC-IGC-003099 unplaced genomic scaffold, iqSchSeri2.2 HiC_scaffold_843, whole genome shotgun sequence.
TGTTGTTGAGAAAGTGTGTGGAATCATGGGGGCCGAGGACAATAGCAAGCCACCATTGGGTTGCTTGTAAAAGTTTTCTCCCTTGTTGGCTTGTGACACAGAAATGCCATTCAGCATACTTGGCGTTAAAGTCGCTTCAAGCAAAGACTTTCCCTGGTAATACTAACAGCGTCTTGACATCCTCCAGGAACAACAGTCGCCTGGGCTGGCAGTAAACTGCATGCGATGTTTCAACGGTGACAGCTGTGTCCTCCACTGTTTGCAGTGGCAGGAACTGAACTTGATGGTGCACCAGTGATGTTCGGATATACGCAGCTGTATCACCACCATGGGTGGGCGTGTCAGTCCAATAACACACATAATTTGCAGCACGAACATGAACTCCAGGCTTGAGGAATGTCTCAGATACCAGACAAACATCGATGGCCTCATTCCTTAGCAGCTATCGAAATTCACTATCTTGGGTGCGGATGCCCTGGTCATTCCACACGCATACAATGACACATCGTCGATTACAGTGCATGCTGGGTGGTCAGAGATCCGGTGGAAAACGCCTGAATGGATGCAGTGACAGTGGCGATGAGTTGCTGGGGTATTTCCTTGGGAAGCTCCCAAAGTTCCTGGAGAAGGCGCTTCATTTCATCCAGACTTGTAGCATCTCCTGTGAGGGTGCAGGAGCAGCTTGTGGGTGTTGAGCCGGGGTAGCCATCACGTCGGCCTGACATCCCTGTAGGGTGTGGGCATAGTGTTACTGGTCGTGGTCGTAACCCTGCTGCTGTTCTGGCGGAGGTGCTGGAACCCATGGTCGGCGGTCCTTCTTGGCACCTGCAGCTGCAGTGGTGGAGACAGGCACTGCTGCAGGTTGGGGCTCTGGAGTGGAACTagaggtagcagcagcagcataacTGCCTCCAGATTTGACTGGTGCAGGTCCCTTGACAGCACCATGCCCTTGGCCATGGCTCCTTGCCGCTGCCTATTGGGAACTGTGACATCCGCAGTAAGAAGCGACATGTTACCCATCACATCTGGTGCATTTGGGTGGTACATCCATCTTCTTCCAAGTGCAGTCACGACTTGCATATTCCCCAGCACACTTAACACAGCGTGTGGATAGTGTGCAGAACCTGGCAACGTGTCCAACAGCTTGGCAGTTGTAGCATTGAGGTGTGGGGCCGAATGGGACTGCCAACAAAGCAAGCTCCGTCCGAGGACGATTTGTCGCACCCTTCGCCGTACTGAGATCCTCACGCTTTGACATCACAACTCGGAATGTTACGTGTGCGTGTGTGCAActgcaccattttttttctttattgttatttaacaccttacataaggtgggctggAAGCAGCACactatgctgctcttcagccacaagttttacaaaacaatggagacacagaatatacagaacaaagtgggggacaaaaaacagtagacacagaaacagaataacacggagccgttcacacgcgaAGACACCTAAAGaagctgttggcactgcacacggacactgatgatggagacgacacgtGAACAATGGAGCGCGGGCGGCGAAAAACACTATGGCACAAACACGACAGCACACACACTAAAACGAtggtgatgatctccggcgcgcgaatgtccacttaacgtgtacgagtctggggacctgccaagagggtaagaaggtggtgggggagggaggggggacagcaaagatgccaatggcagaggatatggtgggaggaatgaaggtatgggggtagggaaagcccaggggaggagggcgagaaagggaggagggagggaagggggagagaaaggagagagggtgcccataggaataaatacaggaagagggagggagtattaaagttggtaggaggggtagatggaggggaggaggacataatcagggagggggagctggcggaagccaccttgggagagggtatggagagtggagaggtggagagcaggtgggacgtggaaatacaggcgcggcagcggacggcggtgggagaggatgggagagacaagcgggtgaggaggatcgagtttacggctgatgtagaggatccgtatccgttcgaggaaatggaggaggtgggggaacagaataaggtcgtacaggatccgcttgggggaggggagacagatgcgataagcgtgcaactgcaccagacacttgttttatgtaggcgttgccgaccgcagcgccgcaacctggctgtttaaatatctctgtattcgaatacgcatgcctataccagcttctttggctcttcaggtaaAACAAAACAGTGCATTCCACTGCTGCAGCAATTTTAAAACATGCCAAATAAATAAGATTATTTTGGCACGAATTGACCATTTAATGTGACTGGTTTACATAAATAACGTGACGGAATTCACTAATTATTGAAATCAAATGCGTAATAgtacaaataaacattattattttagaaaacgaagaaatagtcCCACCTGTCCGTCCTGTACTCCAGTTTCTCACTTACAAGATTGAAAATACGAAGTACATCTTCCTTCGATAAGCGAAATCTGGATTAAATTCGGAATCAGCGTCGTCTCACTTTTTTCTCCTTCCTCAATCTCGGGAACATTTTAGACAAAATCTCGTCATTGCTGTCTGCAGCTGCGTCTGTCACTATCATTGCCGTCCTGAAAACTTGTTCACCAGTTAAGCTCTCTAACTGGCCCAAAATCGCCGGTTAAGTTATCCTAAGTTTGTTTTTAGGTTAGGTGTTCATCCAGGTTCGCACAACGCGTTTCTATCGCTATTCCGTGAATAGAGCTACTAATCGGAGATCGTACAATCGGACCTCAGAAAATTTCTATTGTTCTTAGAATCTCCTTCAGAgaatattcccttttttattcatacgacccagTATCTAAACTGAGAAGCTAACAACAATGAAGTTTATTTATGGCAAAAGCAAACCTCATAATGTATCCCCTCGTGGTAAGGTGCTAACACAGTCTTGCATGTTATGTTAGACTGCAATGCTAAGGAGTGAACCAACATTTCGAAACATCAATATTTATTTGCTAGCGAAAATATACACATAGAAATAcatcaaacaatatatttaccagaTGCATTATGTTTTTTTAATCAGGTaactaataacatcataaaaattgtattttttccTTCATTAGAGCCatcgtcaaaactttcttcctgagaaatctgtacatgACGTGATGTGACCGTGACGATCCGTTGATAGCCTATGTGAATGCCGAAATCTGAAATGcactgtggaatgttttgacgagacgtgacggccagtgtgaattggcctatATACAACAACTAGAGCAATCTCATTCCATACACAGCCGCCTGCTGACGGGGGTGGACATGTTTCATACCCTAGTTGTTTTCTATCTTTAATAATTTGGGTGTTTTATTCAGCAATTCCTCAAATTTATAACTTACATCAAGAAGGAGACGATGGACGTATAAAATAGAAATAACAGGGAAACCAATTACTCCTAAACTCCTTGGTTAGTGCTTGGCGTTGACACGTTGAGGACACATCTCTGCTATTGACGAGTACAAACTTCGTAGGCTAAAGTCTTTGTGGTATAAACGTGGTATTTGAATCTGCGTTGACGTGTAAGCGGCAAAATAAAGAATACGTATGGAAATACTGTGCCGTAAATGTGGCAATGAGTGTGAAACTCTCAATCGAAGATGAACGTAATAAGGGCTCAATTCAGGGAAACGCGAACCGGACTGACACGAGAACAGAAATCAAAGTTTTATGTTTTGACATTAGCTCATTGAGTCAAATTCGGCAGGTTGTGATATGCTCCGTAGGAGTTTTTGGATTTTATTTGCTGTATGGTTACCTGCAGGTACTACATTAATTTAGCAACTATACTCAAAACTTAAAAAAGCAACACTTCCTTGTATTGTCTAATCGGTGGATACTTCAAAGcaagaaaattgtcaagactgAATACGTCACCTAGATATAAGCACCGATTTCCCTATCAATCAAGAATTTAGTAAAGGTGGAAAAATGTGTataatttttcctgttttgttttgcGTCCTGACCATTTATTGATGTCAAATTTACATGCAGTTGATTTTAGAGCAAAATGGTTCTATCTTTAGGCATGTGAAAAGGCTCATTCAAAATCCTCAAACAATGGTATGTATTACAATGAATGCCCTCTTCCCATAAATGAAAACCTGAAGAGCCATCAATtacaacagcgtgctgtaatcatgCCCATTGGACTTTATTGTTATAtgacaaacagttttttttaatttgctttatcatttccaaatttttgtcaTGTAAACTTGAAAGAAAACTACAAATAAAGCTCGTTGGAAACaggaaagagagagaaataaataaatattgttctgTCAGTTCTTTATTAGCTGATGTGTCTACCACCTTCTGTCACCATTGAAGCTAAGAGAATTTATACTTGCAGACTTTATTGTTCTGAATACATTGATCACTAATAGGTGTTGTTTAGTTCAAGGTTTCTATATGTATTACTCAGCATTCCAATAATTGCACTAGCTGGAGATTATTTTATTTACAGGAGTTAATATTTACCCTTGATGGTTTTAAGCCTTATGGATGGTATCTAACCTTGGTACAATTTGCTTACTATACTGTTTTTGGATTTGTGGAAACATCTATAAAAAATGTGACTAGAAAGTGAGTACATTGTTAATTACACAATTATTTAATTAAGGTATTGAAAAGTattaaaattctcatcagtataaACTAAtgctttgaaaaattattttagtttgttCTTGGTAGCTcgataaaaattgaaataaaactgaTCATATCCTTACTAGTGTTTGTTCACCTCGTCCTCAAGAATTATAAGGTAATTTATTTGCAGAATACCAATCAAAACATACTTGCTCCTGGCTATGTTGACGTTGGGCACAATGGGCTTCTCCAATTCATCTCTTGGCTACCTTAACTATCCAACCCAGGTTATTTTCAAATGCTGtaaactgataccagttttgattggCAGCATACTGATTCAGCACAAGCGTTATGGTTTACTAGATTTTGCTGCGGCTGGCTGTATGTGCTTGGGTCTGACACTGTTCACTCTTGCAGACAGTCAGGTCTCTCCTAAATTTAGTGTTCTAGGTGAGTGTGAGAGACGTTTATTGCCATCATTAGTGTAATTCCATTAATTTAGATTGGTAAATGTTATTTTATTAACTGAAGTTGGTATTATAAATACCATTAAAGTTGAGGAATATTTTGATTCACATGGAATTGAAGAAGTGTTTAGTATCTCTTGTGTACCTTTCCGTAAGGTCTTGTAAAGGATAGATTTGACTTGTTATCTCAACTGCTGTAGGAAGAACATTGAATGGATGAAGAATGTAAGCTGTAGCTAACCTGCTGAGAAGTCCTAAATATAAGTTGATAGAATagtaaaagaggaaaagaaaacttctgctgctaggtagcagtCACAGGATTTCACAACACCACAAACCAACAAAATCCTACAAAAAACTAGGTATCAGAAATTTCACTTGACTTATACATTTCAAACATAGtccacaacaccacacacacacacacacacacacacacacacacacacacacacacacacaactccaaAACCAGGTACCAGAAATTTCATTTGACCTATATAAGTGAACCATATTCCATGATACCAACAAACCACAACTAACTAGTGTCAAAACCTAATCAGGCTAAAATAACAACACACTCCACAGTATGCAGAACGATTAACTATAAAATAAGAGCTTCAAGTATTAACCCAAATCACAGAATTATAAACTACTCCAAtataaatttacacacacacacacacaaagtgaaatTTCTGATATTTGCCCCTCTTCCCtgtacccccctccctcctcccccagcTATATTTGTTACTGTGGATTTGTTAATTGCTGAGATTTTTATTTGGTTTCTTTTTGTgtttctatttgtttttgtatgcCTTCATTGTTAGGATTGTCATATATTTAGTTTGTTCTCAcctgaacacccccccccctccccccccctccccccccccatgatTCATGCACTTTTCCTGTCAGTTTCATGTTATTtttgatattaaatattttttgtgtttgtgtctGTCTGCATGTGTAATGGGCAACATCATGGTTGCCATATTGTATAAGGTTCAGGTAGTGGTATCTGTCACTTTTTGGCATTATGGGTCAGAGCCGACATATGGTACAGCAATTTTCAGTAATTCCATGTAGTATAGCAACTACAGGAAAAATTGGGCTCATAGTACAAGGTTTCAAGTTGTGTGAAAACCAAATGCCAGTCACAATCAAGGCAACAGAAAGCTTGAGACAAATGATCATGATGGTCTTGAACTACACAGCTGACTCCCTATTTAATATTAACAAcaaaccaccacagctgtattgaTACATATTCCTTATATCACCAATGGTTTTGTTTGAAAGAACGCCATCAGGTTAGCAATAGTCTTCATAAGAATAATTGGTTGATTTCCTATGAAAACTGTTGATAacctttagccggccggagtgaccgagcggttctaggcactacagtctggagatgcgcgaccactacggtcgcgggtttgaatcctgcctcgggcatggatgtgtgtgatgtccttatgttagttaggtttaagtagttctaagttctaggggactgatgacctcagaagttaagtcccatagtgctcagagccatttgaaccattttttgataacctTGAAATGTTCTTTCAAACTAAACTGGTTGTGACATAAGTGTCAATACAATTGTGGTGATTTCTTATTAACATTATTAAGACGGATGCATAAGGATTTTAGCAAAGGATGTCAGGTGTCAAAGTTAGTGAGCTAACAACAGTTCCACTTAAAACGTAGTGTACAGTGTCACGTGTGGTCTGGTAAAAGTAGGGAGAATTGTTAAATACATACATGTTGGCTTTGTGGAAGTCGTGTTGCCCCATGATCAGTCCTGTATCGCCTCTGGTTGAAGTAACTAAAAGCAAATCTGTGCAGTCTCATTAATTCATACATGTGTTCTGTAGGTCCCACCAATGGAAAGAGCCTTCAGGGGTGTAGGGTGAGACAAGATAGGCGTCAGCAAAAGCTACTTGAACAGTTAACGGAGGGTGTGCAAAAACTGGCCAGAAAAAAACAAGATAGATGGTTTAAGAATTAACAGGGAGAGGTACGTGAATTCCATTGATTTCCCTTCCCCTCGGCCCATGAATGTAAACATGTGCTGCTGTAACAATTTAATTTCTGTAGGGTCATTTCATACAAGGATCATCAAATAACatggaacatggttcttaatagcatGTGTGAGCATCATGGACAGCAGTGCAACATGCTCCCATACAagctacaaggttggtaaggagctctCGTGATGCGatgttccatttctccaccagcatAGTTGACATCTGCTACATGGACATTggtgcatgcagaagtgctgcagtacgtctcccctaTGAATCACACATGCGCTCCATGGGGTTTAAGTCAAGGGAATGGGCAGGTCAGTCAATTTGCTTAATACCCTTTAGTTCCAAAGGCTTCTCCACCTGTACCATTTGATGCAAGCACCCGTATTCATCCATAAAAATAATGTCATGGCCAAATGCACTCTGAAAAACCGCAGATGGCTAAGGAGTACAGTGTTAGAATAACGCTTACCGGTGACTGTATCGTGTTCAAAAAGTGGAAGTCAATACGctcgtgcaacattatgcctctccacaccataacacctgtacCACCAAAATGGTCACATTTGATAATGCTGGATGTAACCTCATATGGTGAgaagtgggaacatgtaatgcacccagcaACATTGTTGAATGTAATCATTTCAGTGATCCAGGTGGTAAGGTGTGGGTAGGCATAATGTTGTGTGGgtgcactgacctccaaatctttgaacacggtacattcacTGGTCAACATTGTTGTGATGTTGTGCTCCTtctccatgtgcatcttttcagaggtgcattcgggccagacttcatttttatggatgagaatgcacgATGACATAGAACAGTgcaacccccctgcgggtccggggattagaataggcccgaggtattcctgcctgtcgtaagaggcgactaaaaggagtccctcccccccaagggggtagttagcgcctgcgtccggagacggacggttccacgacctctatttgcggtcattttgctttttcactcctttcgtttcttcctccctttggttggttcctttctttgctcttctccatttCACTGTCtttcttactctttcccttgtcttcttctccttgccttctctggtctccgcctcggcgtttgagacagtctgtcctctctctctccctctctccctctctctcttctttttcctcttcttccttcctccctgtgcgcgcctgaaggccgacccatgcgttcgcacgcgtagtcggtgacggggtaatgcgtaattccccgccctgggtagacaagtaaggcatgcacgtaccccctggtaaaggccaggcccagggaggggtgattgcctgagctgataccttctgaccatgccgattggtccctccgtctgtttcttgggaggtgtgacctgaggtgtaaacattcacctaaggcgggagtgccctctgagagggtccccacaaggaaggaccgcgctatcggagacgctggcaatcatgggggattcctccgcattggatttctcttcttcttctctctcgacttctgcccataaacggaaacttgaccagccaccagtgacaatagtactaccacctgccccacagttcctcatagtttctcgatctgagggacggcaaggatttttcctctgtcaaccctttcgttatccagaagggcgtagatgccatagccggatctgtcaagtcgtgtaccaggttgcgtaatggtaccttgttactagaaagtgagagcgcctttcaggcacaaaaactgctttgggccacactcctgtacacgttccctgtccgggtggaggctcactgcactttgaattcgtctcgtggtgtggtatatactcgatcactcgacggattgactgacgaggagattcagtctttcctcgctgagcagggcgtaacggctgtctatagggtcatgaaaaaggtcaacaatgaccttgtaccgacccggacacttttcttgaccttttgACAGtcttcagctgccgtcgcgtatcaaagcgggctatgaggttatttctgttcgcccctatgtcccgacacctacgcgctgctaccagtgtcagcgttttaatcacactctccagtcttgttccaatgcggctaaatgtgtcacttgtggcagggatgcccatgagggtgactgtccacctccgtctcctcgttgtgtgaactgtcagggtgaccatgcagcgtcctcccgcgactgtcccatctacaaggaagaacgctgtatccaagaaattcgggtcaaagagaaagtgtccacctcggctgctcgcaagctatttgctagtaggaagcccacactgctcccagcgggaaaatatagtactgtcctcgcctctcctcggactaccagggaggtggcgacgcagacatgcgatctgaccttccgcaccatggtcgtccgttcggccagtgctaagatcgcgcggtcgatgtctcctcttcctcccgtcacccctccaacacaagcacctttatcagcttctgccaagacgaagccCCAGAAATCAGATGctcgggccttcaagaaggaaccgtcccgtgcagacttcctgtgtacctcgaactcccagccattgaCCAGTACTTCCAgtaaaagaccttccaagaaggctcataggaagcacagttctccttctccgccacggcgcatttcttctcctgcgccacccagcggttgccgccccaggccgtcatccgtttcgcctggccgcaccgctggtagccgaacatctggccgtccaccggcggaggaagctgctcctcccggccatcttaacaagatggccgatgaacctatagaaccaatcgacgatgactgtccgcctactgatagcggcggcagtactcgctcgaagacagcccctcagcggccttcgaggtgaccccttctttcatcttccttttcttctcacaatggaacttattcactggaatattcgcagcattcgctccaaccgagaggacttgaagttgctgctccgcttgcaccgtccgctcgtcgtagccctccaggaaacgaagctacgcccatgtgatcacattgccttggcacactacacctctgtgcgttttgacctaccccctgtggtaggtattccggctcatggaggggttatgttgctggtctgggatgatatttactacgatcctatcacattgcacaccggcctgcaggcagttgccgtccgaattactctccccacttttacattttctatttgtaccgtttacactccatcgtcgtctgccgttaccagggcagacatgatgcaacttattgctcagctacctgctccatttttgttaactggagacttcaatgcccgccatcccctttggggctctccagcatcctgcccgaggggctccctgttagcagaccttt
It includes:
- the LOC126452255 gene encoding adenosine 3'-phospho 5'-phosphosulfate transporter 2-like isoform X2, with the translated sequence MSVKLSIEDERNKGSIQGNANRTDTRTEIKVLCFDISSLSQIRQVVICSVGVFGFYLLYGYLQELIFTLDGFKPYGWYLTLVQFAYYTVFGFVETSIKNVTRKIPIKTYLLLAMLTLGTMGFSNSSLGYLNYPTQVIFKCCKLIPVLIGSILIQHKRYGLLDFAAAGCMCLGLTLFTLADSQVSPKFSVLGVCMISCALLCDAAIGNVQEKSMKQYKAANSEVVLYSYSIGFLYLLSVMFFTGDLHKGINFCSEHPLETYGYALLFSVSGYLGIQIVLTLVRTSGAFAAATVTTCRKAVSIIISFMFFDKPFTFQSNGQE
- the LOC126452255 gene encoding adenosine 3'-phospho 5'-phosphosulfate transporter 2-like isoform X1 is translated as MSVKLSIEDERNKGSIQGNANRTDTRTEIKVLCFDISSLSQIRQVVICSVGVFGFYLLYGYLQELIFTLDGFKPYGWYLTLVQFAYYTVFGFVETSIKNVTRKIPIKTYLLLAMLTLGTMGFSNSSLGYLNYPTQVIFKCCKLIPVLIGSILIQHKRYGLLDFAAAGCMCLGLTLFTLADSQVSPKFSVLGVCMISCALLCDAAIGNVQEKSMKQYKAANSEVVLYSYSIGFLYLLSVMFFTGDLHKGINFCSEHPLETYGYALLFSVSGYLGIQIVLTLVRTSGAFAAATVTTCRKAVSIIISFMFFDKPFTFQYVWSGMLVVLGIYINVYSKNRGKTDIPELFGNVQRKLQHLLIKLKYNKYSSHSHTLAHV